AAAAAGTAGAAAAGCTTGTTTTGCTTTGCCCATCCGGCGTGGGACCGCAAAAGGGTTCTTTCCTTTTTACAGCGATGTTCCATATGTGTTTTGGAGATCGCGGACTAAAAAAACTATTCTATAAAGTGAATGGGAATCAGCCTATTCCCGACATTGTGCTGGATTATCAATTGCTGATTGGCAAGAGTTTCAACTTTCGCCGTGAAATGATACCCATTTTTTCCGATCAGGAATTGAAATCCTTAACGATGCCGGTCGTTTTATTTGTGGGCGGCAAAGATATCATGCTTCATTCGGCGAAGACTGCTCGGCGGATGGAAACATTGGTTCCACAGGGCAAGATCAATATTCTACCCGAGGCAGGCCATACACTTACCAATCTAACCACGGAAATCTATGATTTTTTAATTCAGGAATAATGAACATTCTTTTATTTTTTTACGTAGTTATTAGAAATTTTAGGTGCGATATGATATCTTTAACATTGGCTGCCTTTGGAAGGCGTTATTTTACCGTGAGAATGCCAAACTATTTTTAGCCAGTGTGAGGTGCTTCATTTGATT
This DNA window, taken from Dehalobacter sp., encodes the following:
- a CDS encoding alpha/beta hydrolase, encoding KVEKLVLLCPSGVGPQKGSFLFTAMFHMCFGDRGLKKLFYKVNGNQPIPDIVLDYQLLIGKSFNFRREMIPIFSDQELKSLTMPVVLFVGGKDIMLHSAKTARRMETLVPQGKINILPEAGHTLTNLTTEIYDFLIQE